A window of the Streptomyces griseochromogenes genome harbors these coding sequences:
- a CDS encoding cation:proton antiporter, producing MAPPPPIAAHALLVFLLQVGLLLSAALLLGRLANRLGTPAVVGELCAGVLFGPTVLGHLAPRVSEWLLPRTAPQFHLLDAIGQIGVVLFVGVTGIEVDFGLVRRKGTVALRVGVAGLAIPLAAGVIAGLAAPRSLLAGSMNRDAFALFVGVAMCVSALPVIAKTLSDMNLLHRNIGQLTIAAGVVDDVVGWLLLSIVSAMATAGVRGRTVASSVILLAIAVLVTATVARPLVRAAFARCGRSPENGPTIATAVLVIVLSAAATQAMGFEAAFGAFLGGLLIGSANTADLGRLAPLRAVVVSVFAPLFFATAGLRVDLTVLTRPVPLLTAVAALLIAVAGKFAGAYVGALSSKLTRWEALALAGGMNARGVIQIVVATVGLNVGVLDTTTYTIVILVAITTSLMAPPILRRAMPHILLTEEETERRRTMAAFRGPLPSRDPDSEPA from the coding sequence GTGGCCCCACCCCCGCCGATCGCCGCGCACGCGCTGCTCGTCTTCCTCCTGCAGGTCGGCCTGCTGCTCTCGGCCGCGTTACTGCTCGGCCGCCTGGCCAACCGCCTCGGTACGCCGGCCGTCGTGGGCGAACTGTGTGCCGGGGTGCTCTTCGGACCGACGGTGCTCGGCCATCTGGCGCCGCGCGTGTCCGAGTGGCTGCTGCCCCGCACCGCCCCGCAGTTCCACCTCCTGGACGCGATCGGTCAGATCGGCGTGGTGCTTTTCGTCGGCGTGACCGGCATCGAGGTCGATTTCGGGCTCGTACGGCGCAAGGGCACCGTCGCGCTCCGGGTCGGTGTCGCCGGTCTGGCGATCCCGCTGGCCGCCGGAGTCATCGCGGGACTGGCGGCCCCGCGCTCGCTGCTGGCCGGCTCGATGAATCGGGATGCCTTCGCACTCTTCGTCGGTGTGGCGATGTGCGTGAGCGCCCTGCCGGTGATCGCGAAGACCCTCTCGGACATGAATCTGCTGCACCGGAATATCGGGCAGCTGACCATTGCCGCGGGCGTGGTCGACGACGTGGTCGGATGGCTGCTTCTCTCGATCGTCTCCGCGATGGCCACGGCAGGCGTGCGCGGCAGGACGGTGGCGTCGTCGGTGATCCTGCTCGCGATCGCCGTTCTGGTGACCGCGACCGTCGCCCGCCCGCTCGTCCGCGCTGCCTTCGCACGGTGCGGGCGGTCGCCCGAGAACGGGCCGACGATCGCGACCGCCGTCCTGGTCATCGTGCTCAGCGCGGCCGCGACCCAGGCCATGGGCTTCGAAGCGGCGTTCGGCGCCTTCCTCGGCGGCCTGTTGATCGGCTCGGCGAACACCGCGGACCTCGGCCGACTGGCGCCGTTGCGGGCTGTGGTGGTGTCGGTGTTCGCCCCCCTGTTCTTCGCCACCGCCGGACTACGGGTGGACCTGACCGTTCTCACCCGTCCGGTCCCGCTGCTCACCGCGGTGGCCGCCCTGTTGATCGCGGTGGCCGGCAAGTTCGCCGGCGCGTACGTCGGCGCGCTGTCCAGCAAGTTGACCAGGTGGGAGGCGCTGGCCCTGGCCGGCGGGATGAACGCCCGCGGAGTCATCCAGATCGTCGTGGCCACGGTCGGGCTCAACGTCGGGGTCCTCGACACGACCACGTACACCATCGTGATCCTGGTGGCGATCACCACGTCGCTGATGGCACCGCCGATCCTGCGCCGGGCAATGCCGCACATCCTGCTGACCGAGGAGGAGACGGAGCGGCGGCGAACCATGGCCGCGTTCCGCGGCCCGCTCCCGAGCCGTGACCCCGACTCCGAACCTGCCTGA
- a CDS encoding NADPH:quinone oxidoreductase family protein, which yields MSVPATMRALQQTSLSGPQDLRLITDASVPSPGPGEVLIRVTAAGVNFADISQAHGTFRDGPQPPYLAGFEAAGEITAVGEAVTGLEPGAHVIGVGHGAFAEYMVLPAAAAVPVPEGWADEQALGMVVSWPTALAALKPLGGIAEGQTVLIHAAAGGTGQAAVKMAKHYGARVIATASPGKHETVRALGADHVLDSRGPDLAAQVLELTGGDGVDLVLESVGGAAFDASLAVAKRVTGRVVVTGLPAGEAEVTNWDLVYQHQVHVIGLNIGVLIRSTPQIFGEVMGELFALIATGVLTPGHPTVYDLADGPKALAELEARATVGKLALLP from the coding sequence ATGAGTGTTCCCGCCACCATGCGCGCCTTGCAGCAGACGTCGCTCAGCGGCCCGCAGGACCTCCGCCTGATCACCGACGCATCGGTGCCGTCGCCCGGCCCGGGCGAGGTCCTGATCCGCGTCACCGCCGCAGGCGTCAACTTCGCCGACATCTCACAGGCCCACGGCACCTTCCGCGACGGCCCGCAGCCGCCGTACCTGGCGGGCTTCGAGGCCGCCGGCGAGATCACCGCAGTGGGCGAGGCGGTGACCGGGCTGGAGCCCGGCGCCCACGTCATCGGCGTCGGACACGGCGCCTTCGCCGAATACATGGTGCTGCCCGCGGCCGCGGCGGTGCCGGTGCCGGAAGGCTGGGCCGACGAGCAGGCACTGGGGATGGTGGTGAGCTGGCCCACCGCCCTCGCCGCGCTCAAGCCGCTGGGCGGCATCGCCGAAGGGCAGACCGTGCTGATCCACGCCGCCGCCGGCGGGACCGGCCAGGCCGCGGTGAAGATGGCCAAGCACTACGGCGCGAGGGTGATCGCCACCGCCTCGCCGGGCAAGCACGAGACGGTGCGCGCCCTCGGCGCCGATCACGTCCTCGACTCGCGCGGCCCCGACCTCGCCGCCCAGGTACTGGAGTTGACCGGCGGCGACGGTGTGGATCTGGTGCTGGAGTCGGTCGGCGGCGCCGCCTTCGACGCCAGCCTGGCCGTGGCCAAGCGGGTCACCGGCCGGGTCGTGGTGACCGGCCTGCCCGCCGGCGAGGCCGAGGTGACCAACTGGGATCTGGTCTATCAGCATCAGGTCCACGTCATCGGCCTGAACATCGGGGTGCTGATCCGATCCACGCCGCAGATCTTCGGCGAGGTGATGGGCGAACTGTTCGCGCTCATCGCCACCGGTGTGCTCACCCCCGGCCACCCCACTGTCTACGATCTCGCCGACGGGCCGAAGGCACTGGCGGAACTGGAAGCACGGGCCACCGTCGGCAAGCTGGCCCTGCTGCCTTGA
- a CDS encoding enediyne biosynthesis protein, with amino-acid sequence MTAVAHPSQAGSAQPSATAEPTKPKPDPRYLALRNFAMSITVFNVFGYTLLGFEQPYLWPVFALLTGYATEITFELISAWAYQRRPRFLGGGVRGLYEFLLPAHITALAVNMLLYANNQILPVIFGVFVGVAGKHAFQAPINGRMRHFMNPSNFGITLSLVCFGSWVSIAPPYEFTENANTYFRVMIPIIIATAGTVLNTMLTRKVPLIVGWMGGFAIQAFVRHGIWDVALFSALGSMTGVAFVLFTNYMITDPGTTPMKGRAQFMFGGSVAFVYGILMQLNITYTLFFALVIVCGFRGLGWWGASFVQRLRSGRTPDATAGNGEVPARVPETTDLGAIRA; translated from the coding sequence ATGACCGCCGTCGCGCACCCCTCTCAGGCCGGCAGCGCTCAGCCGAGCGCGACGGCCGAGCCCACGAAGCCGAAGCCCGATCCGCGGTATCTCGCGCTGCGCAACTTCGCCATGTCGATCACCGTCTTCAACGTGTTCGGCTACACCCTGCTCGGCTTCGAGCAGCCCTACCTGTGGCCGGTCTTCGCCCTGTTGACGGGGTACGCGACCGAGATCACCTTCGAATTGATCAGCGCGTGGGCGTACCAGCGGCGGCCGCGGTTCCTCGGCGGGGGAGTGCGCGGTCTGTACGAGTTCCTGCTGCCGGCGCACATCACCGCCCTCGCCGTGAACATGCTGCTCTACGCCAACAACCAGATCCTGCCGGTCATCTTCGGCGTGTTCGTCGGTGTCGCCGGCAAGCACGCCTTCCAGGCGCCGATCAACGGGCGCATGCGGCACTTCATGAACCCGTCCAACTTCGGCATCACGTTGTCCCTGGTCTGCTTCGGCAGCTGGGTCAGCATCGCGCCGCCCTACGAGTTCACCGAGAACGCGAACACGTACTTCCGGGTGATGATCCCGATCATCATCGCCACGGCCGGCACCGTCCTCAACACCATGCTCACCCGCAAGGTGCCGCTGATCGTCGGCTGGATGGGCGGCTTCGCCATCCAGGCCTTCGTACGGCACGGCATCTGGGACGTCGCACTGTTCTCCGCGCTGGGCTCGATGACCGGCGTCGCGTTCGTGCTCTTCACCAACTACATGATCACCGACCCGGGTACGACGCCGATGAAGGGGCGCGCCCAGTTCATGTTCGGCGGCTCCGTCGCGTTCGTCTACGGGATCCTGATGCAACTGAACATCACCTACACCCTCTTCTTCGCGCTCGTGATCGTCTGCGGCTTCCGCGGCCTCGGCTGGTGGGGCGCGTCCTTCGTCCAGCGCCTGCGGTCCGGGCGCACACCCGACGCCACGGCGGGGAACGGAGAGGTCCCGGCCCGGGTGCCCGAGACGACGGATCTGGGGGCGATACGGGCATGA
- a CDS encoding flavin reductase family protein, with translation MAHSDQASVTGLATPAGRVPSDGLDRNAELDRDGMRRVLGRFTTGVTVVTTGGTTPHGMTANSFTSVSLSPPLVLICVLRGAAMHEAVLDRKSFAVSVLSARQEDLARYFADRRRPRGIAQFAPIEWSPGRFTGSPVVADALAWLECSLTATHDGGDHSIFVGEVLDMGFREDHDALLFHDGGFHSLRTDEA, from the coding sequence ATGGCCCACTCCGATCAGGCGTCCGTCACGGGACTCGCGACACCGGCCGGACGAGTTCCGAGTGACGGGCTGGACCGGAACGCCGAGCTGGACCGAGACGGCATGCGCCGCGTCCTCGGCCGGTTCACGACCGGTGTCACCGTCGTGACGACCGGCGGTACCACGCCGCACGGCATGACCGCGAACTCGTTCACGTCGGTGTCGCTGAGCCCGCCGCTCGTGCTGATCTGTGTGCTCCGTGGAGCGGCCATGCACGAGGCCGTCCTCGATCGCAAGTCGTTCGCGGTGTCGGTGCTTTCAGCGCGCCAGGAGGACCTGGCGCGCTACTTCGCCGACCGCCGCCGCCCCCGCGGCATCGCGCAGTTCGCCCCCATCGAGTGGTCACCAGGCCGTTTCACCGGATCGCCCGTCGTGGCAGACGCTCTCGCCTGGCTGGAGTGCTCCCTCACAGCCACCCACGACGGCGGCGATCACTCCATCTTCGTCGGTGAAGTCCTCGACATGGGCTTCCGGGAGGATCACGACGCCCTGCTGTTCCACGACGGCGGCTTCCACAGTCTGCGTACCGACGAGGCGTGA
- a CDS encoding inositol monophosphatase family protein, translated as MATRASRIRILSTSCLEAVLVAEGSTDAFADAGSDTHRIVDLAAAMLTVPAAGGAVIDVHGRPLEIDPDLTRRWSGVVAATPELAEELADAIRGTERR; from the coding sequence GTGGCGACGCGGGCCTCCAGGATCCGCATCCTGTCGACGAGTTGTCTGGAAGCGGTGCTCGTGGCCGAAGGGTCGACGGACGCGTTCGCCGACGCCGGCTCCGACACGCACCGGATCGTCGACCTGGCGGCCGCGATGCTGACCGTCCCCGCGGCGGGCGGCGCGGTGATCGATGTGCACGGCCGCCCGCTGGAGATCGACCCCGACCTCACCCGCCGCTGGTCCGGAGTGGTCGCGGCGACCCCGGAGCTCGCGGAGGAACTGGCGGACGCCATCCGCGGAACGGAGCGGCGATGA
- a CDS encoding acyl-CoA thioesterase — MTERPYYEYLHLVGFEETNLVGNVYYVNYLRWQGRCREMFLREHAPEVLDEIRDDLKLFTLKCECEYLAEITAFDELSIRMRLEDLTQTQIGFAFDYVRLRDGLEDLVARGRQRVACMRGPNADTRPAKVPASLRKALEPYSAAAPAARPRVLADVVNGD, encoded by the coding sequence ATGACCGAGCGACCGTACTACGAGTACCTGCACCTCGTCGGGTTCGAGGAGACCAACCTCGTCGGCAACGTCTACTACGTCAACTATCTGCGCTGGCAAGGGCGGTGCCGCGAGATGTTCCTGCGGGAGCACGCCCCAGAGGTGCTCGACGAGATCCGCGACGATCTCAAGCTGTTCACGCTCAAGTGCGAGTGCGAGTACCTGGCGGAGATCACCGCGTTCGACGAACTGTCGATCCGGATGCGCCTTGAGGACCTGACGCAGACCCAGATCGGGTTCGCCTTCGACTATGTGCGGTTGCGCGACGGGCTCGAGGACCTGGTCGCACGGGGGCGGCAGCGGGTCGCGTGCATGCGCGGCCCCAACGCCGACACCCGTCCGGCCAAGGTGCCCGCCTCCCTGCGCAAGGCGCTGGAGCCCTACAGCGCGGCCGCTCCCGCGGCCCGGCCGCGGGTTCTCGCCGACGTCGTGAACGGTGACTGA
- a CDS encoding type I polyketide synthase: MNGHRIAVVGVACRYPDADSTEQLWQNVLAGRRAFRRLPDERMNLDDYYSPDPAAPDRFYTRKAAVLEGFEFDRVRYRVAGSTFRSTDMTHWLALDTAARALRDAGFPGGEGLPRPATGVVIGNTLTGEFSRANLMRLRWPYVRRTVGAALREQGWDDAALGAFLAGLETRYKSAFPPIDEDTLAGGLANTIAGRVCNHFDLHGGGFTVDGACSSSLLSVATAANALANGQLEVAIAGGVDLSIDPFEVIGFAKTGALATGEMRVYDRGSNGFWPGEGCGMLVLMRDEDAVARGLRRYAVLAGWGYSSDGRGGITRPEAAGHRLALRRAYDRAGYGIETVAYLEGHGTGTAVGDATELRAFGEARRAADPAAPAAAISTIKGNIGHTKAAAGVAGLIKAILAVYHEVIPPATGHVDPHPELTGDRPALRVPLEPEPWPAGHPVRSGVSSMGFGGINAHVVVEHADRAPDAGLGPEVEALTRSRQDVELLLVDAENLSALRGRIAQLAELCGRLSFAELGDLAATLEHELADRPLRAAIVTGDPEEAGRRFATLLTMLDNGARSVVDIAHGVFLGTSARPPRIGFLFPGQGAGRRGDGGALRRRFAEVDELYRTLPMPPGADLVATEIAQPRIVTSSVAGLRVLALLGIEAVTAAGHSLGELTALHWAGAMDEAGLLRTAAARGRVMARASDGGGTMASVVAPPQAVVPLLVGEPVVIAGYNSPEQTVVSGPADAVKRVCARAAAQGFSANEIRVSHAFHSQAVAPAATAFRDHLRGERFAPLARTMVSTVTGGTLPAETDVPGLLTRQVLDPVRFTEAVRTMAEEVDLFIEVGPGRILRTLAGEIAPGVPAVSLEADSMSLSGLLHAVAVAYTLGAPVRHGELFRDRFTRPFPLDKELRFLTSPCESAPVHDLPILQTPATVRTPEAQTAAAPVAVDGADTLDVLRRLAAERAELPLEAVSAQSNPIDELHLSSITVGQIVTQASRELGLTAPLATSAFATSTLAQLAEMLDELGETARSGDERAAADVAGAGSWVRAFSVELVPAEPGPAVAPPADGDWQLFAADRHPLAAALHTALRRAGLGGGVLLCLPRGCDESHTPLMLAAARAALSPGAPGRFVVVGDRRGAAGLAKTLHLEAPAVVTTLVTLPLAESMPAELVARTVPRIVADIAATAGFSESVYDEAGVRRVPLLRPLPARRGPGGPSALGAQDVLLVTGGGKGITAECALDLARTTGAAIALMGRSAPDSDQELAANLARMAAAGVTHRYVRADITSADEVKAAVEEVRRTLGPVTAILHGAGRNVPQVLANLDESSFRRTLATKITGLETVLAAADPATLRLLVTFGSIIGRAGLRGEADYATANDWLTDLTYRIRDEYPNCRCLALEWSVWSGTGMGERLGVLESLIREGIRPIPPDEGVAVLRRLLTDPDAPTSVVVMGRAEGLPTIMLEPRELPLLRFVDRPRVHYPGVELVVDADLSADDDLYLADHLLDGDLLFPAVFGMEAMAEAAMALTGRSGPPVLEDVEFLRPVVVPVDGKTTIRIAALVTEEGTVQAVIRSDETAFQADHFRATLRFDVPPPDDKAPAAAVEEVRVPLAPMEDLYGPVLFQGDRFQRLLGYHDLAAKGCVAEISTVAAKPWFGGFLPSDLVLADPGTRDALMHAIQCCVPDATLLPAATERLYLADPARVRALDRVTLHAAERSRDGDTYVYDLEVRDPAGALVERWEGLRLRAVRKRDGAGPWTPALLGPYLERRSETVLPTALRMAVWPDGQESAGDTAGRRERTARTLGLALGRKPNLSYRPDGRPEADGGVEVSSSHGAGVTFAVAADRAVGCDVEQVVARSAQEWTDLLGTEGFALATLVAGERDEDLSVAATRVWGAQECLRKTGHARAGLVEISGPRADRWVVLRSGAAQIATFPTTLRGLAAPVVFTMLTESRENGT; the protein is encoded by the coding sequence ATGAACGGCCACCGGATCGCCGTGGTCGGCGTCGCCTGCCGCTATCCCGACGCGGACTCGACCGAGCAGCTCTGGCAGAACGTTCTCGCCGGCCGGCGGGCGTTCCGCCGGCTGCCGGACGAGCGCATGAACCTCGACGACTACTACTCGCCCGATCCGGCGGCGCCCGACCGCTTCTACACGCGCAAGGCCGCCGTCCTGGAGGGTTTCGAGTTCGACCGCGTCCGGTACCGGGTCGCGGGCAGCACCTTCCGGTCCACGGACATGACCCACTGGCTGGCACTGGACACCGCGGCGCGCGCTCTGCGGGACGCGGGCTTCCCCGGCGGCGAGGGGCTGCCGCGTCCGGCCACCGGCGTCGTCATCGGCAACACCCTGACCGGCGAGTTCAGCCGCGCCAACCTCATGCGGCTGCGCTGGCCGTACGTGCGCCGCACGGTCGGCGCCGCCCTGCGCGAACAGGGCTGGGACGACGCCGCGCTCGGCGCCTTCCTGGCCGGGCTCGAGACGCGCTACAAGAGCGCCTTCCCGCCGATCGACGAGGACACCCTGGCCGGCGGCCTCGCCAACACCATCGCGGGACGCGTCTGCAACCACTTCGACCTCCACGGTGGCGGCTTCACGGTCGACGGCGCCTGCTCGTCCTCGCTGCTCTCGGTGGCGACGGCGGCCAACGCCCTGGCGAACGGCCAGCTCGAGGTGGCCATCGCGGGCGGCGTGGACCTGAGCATCGACCCGTTCGAAGTCATCGGCTTCGCCAAGACCGGCGCCCTCGCGACCGGCGAGATGCGCGTGTACGACCGCGGCTCCAACGGGTTCTGGCCCGGCGAGGGTTGCGGCATGCTCGTGCTCATGCGCGACGAGGACGCGGTCGCGCGCGGCTTGCGCCGGTACGCCGTACTCGCCGGCTGGGGCTACTCCTCCGACGGCAGGGGCGGCATCACCCGGCCCGAGGCCGCCGGGCACCGGCTCGCGCTGCGGCGCGCCTACGACCGCGCCGGGTACGGCATCGAGACCGTCGCCTACCTCGAAGGCCACGGCACCGGCACCGCCGTCGGCGACGCGACCGAACTGCGGGCGTTCGGCGAGGCGCGCCGCGCCGCCGACCCCGCGGCGCCCGCGGCGGCGATCAGCACCATCAAGGGCAACATCGGCCACACCAAGGCGGCCGCCGGCGTCGCCGGCCTCATCAAGGCGATCCTCGCCGTGTACCACGAGGTCATCCCGCCGGCCACCGGTCATGTAGACCCCCACCCCGAACTGACGGGGGACCGGCCCGCGTTGCGCGTGCCGCTCGAACCGGAGCCGTGGCCGGCCGGCCACCCCGTCCGCTCCGGCGTCTCGTCGATGGGGTTCGGAGGCATCAACGCACACGTCGTCGTGGAGCACGCCGACCGCGCTCCGGACGCGGGGCTCGGGCCGGAGGTCGAGGCACTGACGCGGTCACGGCAGGACGTCGAACTTCTCCTGGTGGACGCGGAGAACCTCTCGGCGCTGCGCGGACGGATCGCACAGCTGGCCGAGCTCTGCGGCAGACTCTCCTTCGCCGAACTCGGTGACCTCGCGGCCACACTCGAGCACGAGCTGGCCGACCGTCCGCTCCGCGCCGCGATCGTGACCGGTGATCCCGAGGAGGCGGGGCGGCGCTTCGCCACACTGCTGACGATGCTCGACAACGGGGCGCGATCCGTGGTCGACATCGCACACGGTGTCTTCCTCGGCACCTCCGCGCGGCCACCGCGGATCGGATTCCTCTTCCCCGGCCAGGGAGCGGGGCGGCGCGGAGACGGCGGAGCACTGCGACGGCGGTTCGCCGAGGTCGACGAGCTCTACCGCACCCTGCCGATGCCCCCCGGCGCCGACCTGGTCGCGACCGAGATCGCCCAGCCGAGGATCGTCACCTCGTCCGTCGCGGGCCTGCGCGTGCTGGCCCTGCTCGGCATCGAGGCCGTCACGGCCGCGGGCCACAGCCTGGGCGAGCTGACCGCGCTGCACTGGGCGGGCGCGATGGACGAGGCCGGCCTGCTCCGCACGGCCGCGGCGCGCGGCCGCGTCATGGCGCGGGCGAGCGACGGCGGCGGCACCATGGCGAGCGTCGTCGCGCCGCCGCAGGCGGTCGTCCCGCTTCTCGTCGGCGAGCCGGTGGTGATCGCCGGATACAACAGCCCTGAGCAGACGGTCGTCAGCGGACCGGCCGACGCTGTCAAGAGGGTCTGCGCACGGGCCGCCGCCCAGGGCTTCTCGGCGAACGAGATCCGGGTCTCGCACGCGTTCCACTCGCAGGCCGTCGCCCCGGCGGCCACCGCGTTCCGCGACCACCTGCGGGGCGAACGCTTCGCTCCGCTCGCCCGGACCATGGTCTCCACCGTCACCGGCGGCACCCTGCCGGCCGAGACCGATGTGCCCGGCCTGCTGACCCGTCAGGTGCTCGACCCGGTGCGATTCACCGAGGCGGTCCGGACGATGGCCGAAGAGGTCGACCTCTTCATCGAGGTCGGGCCCGGCAGGATCCTGCGTACTCTCGCCGGAGAGATCGCCCCCGGAGTGCCCGCGGTGTCGCTCGAGGCCGACAGCATGTCGCTCTCCGGCCTGCTGCACGCGGTGGCAGTCGCGTACACGCTCGGCGCGCCCGTCCGCCACGGTGAGCTCTTCCGCGACCGCTTCACGCGGCCGTTCCCGCTCGACAAGGAGCTGCGCTTCCTGACCAGCCCCTGCGAATCGGCACCGGTGCACGATCTGCCGATTCTCCAGACGCCGGCAACTGTTCGGACTCCCGAAGCGCAGACTGCTGCGGCACCGGTGGCGGTGGACGGTGCCGACACGCTGGACGTGCTGCGGCGACTCGCCGCCGAGCGGGCCGAGCTGCCCCTGGAAGCGGTGAGCGCGCAGAGCAATCCCATCGACGAACTCCACCTCAGCTCGATCACGGTCGGCCAGATCGTCACCCAGGCCTCGCGGGAACTCGGACTGACGGCGCCGCTGGCGACCTCGGCGTTCGCGACGTCGACGCTGGCGCAGCTGGCCGAGATGCTCGACGAACTGGGCGAGACCGCGCGCTCCGGAGACGAGCGCGCCGCGGCCGACGTCGCCGGCGCGGGATCCTGGGTGCGCGCGTTCTCCGTCGAGCTCGTGCCGGCCGAACCCGGGCCGGCGGTCGCTCCGCCCGCCGACGGCGACTGGCAGCTGTTCGCCGCCGACCGGCACCCGCTCGCGGCCGCCCTCCACACCGCGCTGCGGCGGGCCGGACTAGGTGGCGGAGTGCTGCTCTGCCTGCCGCGCGGCTGCGACGAGAGCCACACACCGCTGATGCTCGCCGCCGCGCGCGCCGCCCTCTCGCCCGGCGCGCCGGGACGCTTCGTCGTCGTCGGCGACCGGCGCGGCGCGGCGGGTCTCGCCAAGACGCTGCACCTGGAGGCGCCCGCTGTCGTCACCACCCTGGTCACCCTGCCCTTGGCGGAGTCGATGCCGGCCGAGCTCGTGGCGCGGACGGTGCCGCGGATCGTCGCCGACATCGCCGCGACCGCGGGCTTCAGCGAGAGCGTGTACGACGAGGCCGGAGTGCGCCGCGTCCCGTTGCTCCGGCCGCTGCCGGCGCGGCGCGGGCCCGGCGGGCCGTCCGCCCTCGGCGCGCAGGACGTGCTGCTGGTGACCGGCGGCGGCAAGGGCATCACCGCCGAATGCGCGCTCGACCTGGCGCGTACCACCGGCGCGGCGATCGCGCTCATGGGCCGCTCCGCCCCGGACTCCGACCAGGAACTCGCGGCGAACCTGGCGCGCATGGCCGCCGCGGGCGTGACCCACCGGTACGTGCGCGCCGACATCACCTCCGCGGACGAGGTCAAGGCGGCGGTCGAGGAGGTCCGCCGGACGCTGGGGCCGGTGACGGCGATTCTGCACGGCGCCGGCCGCAACGTGCCGCAGGTGCTCGCCAACCTCGACGAGTCCTCCTTCCGCCGCACCCTCGCGACGAAGATCACGGGGCTGGAGACCGTGCTCGCCGCCGCGGACCCGGCCACGCTCCGGCTCCTCGTCACCTTCGGCAGCATCATCGGCCGGGCCGGCCTGCGCGGTGAGGCGGACTACGCCACGGCCAACGACTGGCTGACCGACCTCACGTACCGGATCCGGGACGAGTACCCGAACTGCCGCTGCCTCGCGCTGGAGTGGTCGGTGTGGTCGGGCACCGGTATGGGCGAGCGACTCGGCGTGCTGGAGTCGCTGATACGAGAGGGCATCCGGCCGATCCCACCGGACGAGGGCGTCGCCGTCCTCCGGCGGCTGCTCACCGACCCCGATGCGCCCACCTCGGTCGTGGTCATGGGCCGCGCCGAGGGCCTGCCCACCATCATGCTCGAACCGCGCGAACTGCCGCTGTTGCGCTTCGTCGACCGGCCCCGCGTGCACTATCCCGGCGTCGAACTCGTCGTCGACGCGGACCTCTCCGCCGACGACGACCTCTATCTCGCCGACCATCTGCTCGACGGCGACCTGCTCTTCCCGGCGGTGTTCGGCATGGAGGCGATGGCCGAGGCGGCCATGGCGCTGACCGGAAGGTCCGGCCCACCGGTGCTCGAGGATGTCGAGTTCCTCCGCCCCGTCGTCGTCCCCGTCGACGGGAAGACCACGATCCGGATCGCCGCACTCGTCACCGAGGAAGGCACCGTGCAAGCGGTGATCCGCAGCGACGAGACCGCTTTCCAGGCGGATCACTTCCGCGCCACGCTCCGCTTCGACGTGCCGCCGCCGGACGACAAGGCGCCCGCGGCGGCGGTCGAGGAGGTCCGGGTGCCGCTGGCGCCGATGGAGGATCTCTACGGCCCGGTGCTCTTCCAGGGTGACCGGTTCCAGCGCCTCCTGGGCTACCACGACCTGGCCGCCAAGGGCTGCGTGGCCGAGATCTCCACTGTGGCGGCCAAACCGTGGTTCGGCGGATTCCTGCCGTCCGACCTCGTCCTCGCCGACCCGGGCACCCGCGACGCGCTCATGCACGCGATCCAGTGCTGCGTGCCCGACGCGACCCTGCTGCCCGCCGCGACAGAGCGCCTGTACCTCGCCGATCCGGCCCGCGTGCGTGCGCTCGACCGGGTCACGCTGCACGCCGCCGAACGCTCCCGCGACGGCGACACGTACGTGTACGACCTCGAGGTCCGCGATCCGGCGGGCGCGCTCGTCGAGCGCTGGGAGGGGCTGCGGCTCCGGGCCGTGCGCAAGCGGGACGGCGCGGGACCGTGGACGCCGGCGCTGCTCGGCCCGTACCTGGAGCGCCGGTCCGAGACGGTGCTGCCGACCGCGCTCCGCATGGCCGTCTGGCCGGACGGCCAAGAGTCCGCCGGCGACACGGCCGGCCGGCGCGAGCGGACCGCTCGGACGCTTGGCCTGGCGCTGGGCCGGAAGCCGAACCTCAGCTACCGGCCGGACGGCAGGCCCGAGGCCGACGGAGGGGTCGAGGTCTCCTCCTCGCACGGCGCGGGCGTGACGTTCGCGGTGGCCGCGGACCGGGCCGTCGGGTGCGACGTCGAGCAGGTCGTGGCGCGGTCGGCGCAGGAGTGGACCGACCTGCTCGGCACGGAGGGATTCGCTCTGGCCACGCTCGTCGCCGGCGAGCGCGACGAGGACCTGTCGGTCGCCGCCACGCGCGTCTGGGGAGCACAGGAGTGCCTGCGCAAGACCGGCCACGCGCGCGCCGGGCTGGTCGAGATCTCCGGGCCGAGGGCGGACCGTTGGGTCGTCCTGCGCTCGGGGGCCGCGCAGATCGCGACGTTCCCCACGACGCTGCGCGGGCTCGCCGCACCTGTGGTCTTCACGATGCTGACGGAGTCGAGGGAGAACGGGACATGA